The Solanum lycopersicum chromosome 2, SLM_r2.1 DNA window CTGCGGTGATAAATCAGTGAGCGGGGTGGATGACCTCACTAAAAATGATTTAGATTTTCTTGAGATGCTGGGGAGTATTGAACGGTTCTCTTTGCCTAGGGAAGAACGGGATAAGTATAAGGTAGCAAACATGTCTCGTGATCACAAGGCAGGAAATAAAAATGGTGATCAGGTATTTAAGTCGGGGTCAAGTATTTTGGATGGTAGAAAGGACAAGTTAAAGGAAATAAGCAAACATGTTGATGATGTGTTCAAGTTTGGGTCATCTAAATTGGATGCTAAAGACTTCAAATCAAAGACCTttggagaaagaaagaaagacgtCGATCAGCTGTTTCAGTTTGGAGAGCAGTGTAAGATTGGAGAGAAGCGAGGCAGGAACAATCAGCCTCAATTGGTAATGGAGGAGAACAAAGGCACAAAAGATGTCGAGCAACTTACAGAAAAAATAACAGCCTTCTATTCCAGCTGGAGGAAATACAAAGAAGAGAAATGGGGAAAAGCCGATGTTTTGGTGATTACTTCTCCATCAGTGGCACCAGTTGAAGATTGGTCTCGTAGCTTCTTAGTGTGGTTGCTGGATGGTGAGTTTCTGGATACCACAGCTGTTTTTACGGACACAGGAATTGAATTTCTTTGCACCAAGGAAAGTTTCTTCAGGCTTCGTACAATTGGAATTTGTATGACAAAGATTGCAAAGCTAACTGTTTCTGTCCAACTGAAGAAACGAGGAGAACAATGTGTAGATTGGTTAAAAAAGACTTTGAGGCAGGTAAATACTGCGGCGAAGTCTAAACCTAACTGGTGCCCACTTGTTGTTGGCTGCATTTTCGGGGAGTCTGGGGAGATAGAGGTTCTTTCACGTTCCAGAATGTTTGAAGTTGCATATGTAAACAATGCTTTAACCGACCTGCTTGAACAGGGGAATTTTGTAAAAGCAGAAAGGTTTGCAGCTCAACAGTCAACTTTACCTAAGCAATTTCAGATGCTGTCTTTGGGAACACGTGGCAGTGCAAATACTGCAAATGCTGTATCATTTTCTGAGTTAGCCAAAATTAGGTCGATGGATGATAATTCTTATTTGTCAGAAGAATTACTCCGTGATGCAAAAACTCCTACTGACGGTAGAGTAGATAATGGAGGACCAGTTGAGCAAACCAAACCTGAAGAAAACAAGGAGGACAATTCATCAAGAAAACTTGCAGATAAGATGATGTTGCTTGATATAAAGGAGGGTGATGTGGAAACCTCTATCACAGAGGACAGTGCAGAAGAAAATCCATTGTGTATGTtatttaatgatgaaaataGTCCCTTGCTGCAAGTGAAGGAGCGTGGAGAGCAATCTGGACCAACTGCAGAAGGAGGAATTGATTACAGTGTCCAGCCAACTGGTGTTATAGATGCTGCATCAGAAAGTTCTTTACCCGATGATAACAATGGCATCTCGAGGAAGGACTCTGTTGGTTCTGATGATGATTGGACATTAGTTGAGATGGAGTGTCAAGGGAAAGAAACAGAAGTAGCCGAGAGAGTCAGCTGGGGAAGGTATCGATATCACACattgtaattttctttaatCCTTTTCTCTTGGTTTGTTATAACAACTCTTTGTTCATGTTTTTATATAGGTGGTTCATGGGTAAAACTGGAAAATCATTTGGTTTTAAAGACGAGGTGACCGATGAAGCACCATCAAAGAGGACCAAGGCTGATCCATGAATACGTATCCGTTTGATTAGCTGCTAGCCAGCAGTAGGTGGTGCACAATAATGCTCTTTATTTTCTAGGTTAATAATTTCTGTTGCTTGTCTTAGAACTTGATAGCTCATCTTTAAATATGGTTCCGTCGTGTTGACTATATGTGCCTGCCTTCTTTAATCTCATGATGTTTATATTTTGCTCACAACAACTTCTGATACATTATTGTCCATCTAACATGTGTTTAAAAGACAATAACTGCCACTGCAAAAAACCTTccttttgatttttatgttacATCTGTGTGTCATATAACAGAGTGAGCTCATCTAAAAGCAGCATTAAGCTGAGAAGTTGCTTTAGTGCAGATAAAAAGTAAAGGTCTTCTTTGAGCAGAGGATCTATAGAGGGATAAGGGATTTAACAAGGTAGAGCCGTACGCTTATAATCCACCTTCTGGGATTATATTGGATATGTCGTTATATTAGAAATACGATAGTGCATTCTCAGAAGtccaatcttttttttttcattgtcaCAAATGTTAAgtaactctattcatcaagattTAGACATTCAATAAAACATGGATCACCTTGGTATTGCATCTAGTGATACTCATCTTGATTTTTAGGTTCTTTACTCTTCTACCACTAAACACTATATCAGTTCGTGTTTGAAAAGTGTTTTTTTGTTGGTAATTTGTGTGATCCAGCGTTTTCAAAGTCATTTTAAGAGTTGaattacataaaataagatttttttttggtaaccaATGTAATTACcattaacaaacaaaaatcaaatacaCCTAAAGAGCACTCAATCCCCTAATTACCCCTTCTAAGAGAGCTATTAAGTGAGTTAAGCCTCATATAGAACTCTAATTACACAAATCTCCAACAACCAACTATACGTATTCACCTTTCTATACCGTTTAACTACCTCAAATCTATCTACAAATTTCTTCTTAATTTGTGTTTAACTACCTCAAGTCTATCTACAAATTCCTTCTTAATTTGTGTCACAGACGTATTTATATTTATCGTGATGCCTTTAAACAATTTCCAATTCCTTGCTCTCTAGACCTGGTGTATCATTGTATTCCTTCTTAATTTGTGTTTAACTATCTCAAGTCTATCTACAAATTCCTTCTTAATTTGTGTCACAGATGTATCTGTATTTCCTTTAAACAAGACCTGATGCATCATATTTCGCACAATGCAGCAGTAAATTTCTTGTGAAACTGTTTCCACTTCTTTCTTCTGAGTCCATTTAGAATATGTTTGACAGTTCCAGTAGGAGTAGTGTTCCAGACCAATTTTGCATTTCAGTTTAGACTCTCACTATCATTCACAAGTAGAGAACAAAGTGAATATGGGTCTACTCTCCTGATTTCTTACACAAACAAAATGTGTCATCTTCCTCTAGAGTATTTAATCTCTTGAGTCTCTCTTTGGTTAGTAATCTATCTTGCACAGCCAACCACAATATGAATCTATGCTTAGGTTGAGCAAATCTAGTCCAGATTAAGTCAGTCACTCTACGTCTAGCATGTTTCCCCAATAGTGTATTATAACTCTGTATGAGTGAGTACTTTCCCTCGGAAGTGAGCAAATAAGCACCAGATGAATACCAAATCTGCATCTCTGCTTTCAAGACATTAACCTTCTTCCAGTACCAACTTGAGTCCAATGGTGGAGTATATATCCATATGTTATCATTGTTTTCATATATACTTCATGTACCCACTTGATCCATAACACATCTTCCTTCACAGCAAGTTGTCATAGAAGTCTACTAACAGAGGCCATATTCCACAACTTATTACCTTTGACGTTCAAGCCACCAAACTTCCTAGGAATACAGACTTGTTCCCAGGAAACTAGTGGCATTTTTCTTGATTCCTCAGTACTAGAGGCAATATGAATACGAAACTCCAAAAGCTATTTACTGAGAAAAggaaaacattaattatttgaagGCGAATAAGCACATTACTGATCTTAGATGTTATTTTGTCTATCAATTGTTGACACTCCATCTTACTCCAACCCTTAGAAGACAAAGGTAAGCCTAGATATCTTTTAGGAAGAGTACCTAAGACAAACCCAGTCTTCTGCACTAGTTAATCTTTGGTCTGGTCGTCTACTCCTGCCAGGAATAAATTGGACTTATCCATGCTAGCTTGCAAGTCTGTGACATCACTAAAATGTGTTAGTGCCTCATTACTCTAGAAACAGAATTAATGTTGCCTTTACAAAAGATCATAAGGTCAGCCGCAAATATCAACTGTGTGAATTTGAGCTTCTTGCACATAGGATGATATTGAAAATCGGACAATTCTCccatatgaattattatattagtGGTGTCTTGTCCTCGtgtctttattaaaaaattcaaaacaagtTTATTGGGGGAATTTTTTCCTTTCTGTTGCTATTtcagtatattttttattatcagGAAAAGGGATCAAATATGTTATTCAGAAAATGCTTATTTATGTCATCGATTAAAAGTTTGGCACATTTATGACATTGTCGTTcaagaaaagactcattcatgccattattttttaacatcgATTTTGCAAAACTATTTGTGATACGTGGCCAATTATAATTCAACCACatcattcattttttaattaaaaaaagttaaatcaatttttgttcagaattttgatttttttatttaaaaatttgatgatttggccatgtcatcatttttttaataataaaagataattcaatttttgttcagaattatgatttttttaatttaaaaaattggtgATGTAGCCGAATTATCATTGGTcacgtgtcaaaaatgattttgtaataccactgttaaaaaataatggcatgaataAATCTTTTCTTGAACGGTAATGGCATAgatgagccaaacttttaacgaatgacataaatgagcctTTTCTGAAAGTTCAATAGCATATTGAGCATTTTctcttgttgttattattattatcaaacaCCTTCATTCTCTCATTTTATGAACGGAAAAGTGTCAAAATTGCCCCTGAACTATGCGAAGTAGATCATTTATACCCTCCTAGGAGACCACAAATACTCTCAAGAGTTGACACCAATTTTTTAGTGACATGGCATGTTACATGAGACTAATCCCTCCATCTAAGCGTTGTCAACTAAAATTCATTACAAAAGAACTTGACGTTTAGTGACGActtttatgaatgatttttaGTGATGACTAACCCTCCAACAACCATTCGCTAGTAAAATCtagtttttcaacaaaaaaatataataattaattttcgattacaacataattttttaaaataaataacttgcaatatcaatattaaaaacacCTGATATTATAacgaaaaatcatgaaaattactTCTCGATTCACATCTCCTACGATATAATGCATCATATATTGTACACTTTATACATTtacatttaacataaaataaaaatatacagtGTCTTCAAACTTCTACTTAAtcgatattattttcatttttaaaaaaataataaagaaaaaaacacaaaattagaatttaatgttAAAACTTTTAGTGAcgattttttttgcttttgtgGCGACTATTTTCATATTAAAGGTCTAGTTCTTTTGTAGTGAATTCTGGTTGCCAATGCTTAGGTGAAAGGATTAGTTCCACGTGACTTGCCAAGTCAATCAAAATATGGAGTGTTAACTCTTGAGGGTGTATGCGGACTCTGAGAATAATAACAAAGACATTTTTTTGtcccaaaatataataaagatatAAGTGACCTATTTCACGTAGTTCACGAACAAATTCgatcattttcctttttatgaATAACTAGCCtgtcaaaaacaatttttttttcttctaccaTTTCTTTTTGGAATAACATAGTATAGCTAGAAACATTTTCTCAGTTTAAAAAATCCTAATTGTAAAACGTTGATATggtacttatttttttttttttttttttttttttttgatatggtACTTATTCATTTTCATAATCTAATCTTCGGAATcacattttcaaaaattattcaaaGACATTTTACCTATCCGTTAAAAAACACTTTGCAaactatatcaaaataaataacttccAATAAATTGATCGAAGAAGTTCTTAATCTCCTTAAAACTTTATACATCTACAATATCTAAAATCTCACAATTCTCAAAATTCTATAAATCATCCACACAATATGTGCTTTTTCCACCGATACTTTACACTATCAAGTGCTTACGCTATCTAAATTGGTACATTATTGATTACACGAAAAATGGTCTGATATACTccttaactttgtcatttggagtaGATATGTCTCTCGTTATGAAAgcggctcatatatacccttaccaTTATATAAACGGTTCACATATACTTCTACCGTTACAAAAtgagctcacatatacccttcatttaacggaagtgaaaaaaatttaagaacatTAACGAAACTTAAATAAACTTgaccatcaaaataataaatctaaatCAATcactgaaacaaaaaaatatttaaaaataatatatgttcgaGGAGGATTAAATATAcccatataaaattatattttttaaaaaagtaattaaaaaaattaattatttttttcacttcctttagaggaaaatgatatatgtgagtcatttgtagAATAATAAGAGactaggggtatatatgagtcactttaaTAACGATAAATATATCAgctttaaataacaaaattaaggggtatatcagactctTTTTCCCTCGATTATATATCACTATCAATTGCTTACGCCATCCAATATTAAACTATGTGACGTTGGTAATTATGACAAACAACAAGTTGGAAGCAAAATAGTTTATAGTCTTTTTCTCAAACAAAAACTATACTCTATGGACATGATCCATAATTATTTCATTGACTCTTTCTCATcgaattaatttttcataacaTGCGTAGATGTTGATCTTAGCTATCTATGACAAAAGGACATTATATTCCCATCAAATAATTCAAGTCTATGGCATCCAGACATGTTGGAAATAACTTGTGGAgcataaaaatgaagaaaacttaactcacaaaacaaaaagggaaataaaatgaaaatagttGTGTCAAGATTAGTACTccaattcatataattaatgaCCTAAAAATAGTGACAtttgaaaaacatataaaaattagtgAAATTGAACATGACGCTAGcacttaaaaactatttttatattatcaaaacaaatatttttgttac harbors:
- the LOC101260294 gene encoding uncharacterized protein; the encoded protein is MKKELFGKRLTAFYNSLIFNKKDSWGNSDAVVIHSQQQENPNSLSSQFYLWLMGEKHDDTTVIFTPIGIFFFCTQKNYSKIRSLSCCATVMSKQPVSVQLKAKNDEGFAFIDSTIRQARVIRNSKGFTGVFDDDCNWPFVVGYIEGEYPKSKFFWNCMNDLEPKKYKVITVDSGINKMIHAADKPISGRELEFLQSLFTTFCPEDEKQLFFRGNQPGLLVKEKNDLESKFGRVGLSEKRRSNLGSEFDKTRLFCGDKSVSGVDDLTKNDLDFLEMLGSIERFSLPREERDKYKVANMSRDHKAGNKNGDQVFKSGSSILDGRKDKLKEISKHVDDVFKFGSSKLDAKDFKSKTFGERKKDVDQLFQFGEQCKIGEKRGRNNQPQLVMEENKGTKDVEQLTEKITAFYSSWRKYKEEKWGKADVLVITSPSVAPVEDWSRSFLVWLLDGEFLDTTAVFTDTGIEFLCTKESFFRLRTIGICMTKIAKLTVSVQLKKRGEQCVDWLKKTLRQVNTAAKSKPNWCPLVVGCIFGESGEIEVLSRSRMFEVAYVNNALTDLLEQGNFVKAERFAAQQSTLPKQFQMLSLGTRGSANTANAVSFSELAKIRSMDDNSYLSEELLRDAKTPTDGRVDNGGPVEQTKPEENKEDNSSRKLADKMMLLDIKEGDVETSITEDSAEENPLCMLFNDENSPLLQVKERGEQSGPTAEGGIDYSVQPTGVIDAASESSLPDDNNGISRKDSVGSDDDWTLVEMECQGKETEVAERVSWGRWFMGKTGKSFGFKDEVTDEAPSKRTKADP